The region GTTGTGCCGGTGAAAAAGTTGATGGAAGAAGCCATGGCCGCCGCAGGCAAGATCGCCGAGAAATCCATGATCTCTGCCACCGTGGTCAAGGAATGCGTGAACCGCGCCTATGAGGTGCCGCTGAGCGAAGGCCTTCTGTTTGAACGCCGCATGTTCCATTCGCTGTTCAACACCGAAGACCAGAAAGAGGGCATGTCGGCCTTTCTTGAAAAGCGCGAAGCGCAGTTCCGCGACAAGTAAGCGATTCCAGTGGCGCGGCTTGCATTGCCGCGCCTGCTGTCTTATAGGCAGCCCCAATACATGCGCGTGCAGCCCGCTCTGGCTAGAATCACCTGCCCTTTTGGGGCCCGGATTTCCGGTAGGGTTGGCGTCACGCATTGCAACGCAACGAAATGAACCCGAAGGCTGATACTCATGGCAAATACAACACAATCCGCAAAGCGCGCACGTCAGAACGAGAAGCGTTTTGCGATCAACAAAGCCCGTCGTTCGCGCATCCGCACCTACCTGCGCAAGGTCGAAGAGGCGATTGCGTCTGGCGATAAAGAAGCGGCAACAGCCGCTCTGAAAGCTGCCCAGCCCGAACTGATGCGCGGCGTCACCAAAGGCGTTTTCCACAAGAATACCGCATCGCGCAAAATGTCGCGCCTTGCTGCACGGGTCAAAGTACTGGGTTAAGCTGGCACCACAGCCAACCTACTGAAAGACAAGAGGCGCCGCATTGCGGCGCCTTTTTTCGTGCAAGTGCAGCGGGAAAACCACGGCGGAGATTCTTTTTAGACAATACATGAGTCAAGAT is a window of Sulfitobacter sp. W027 DNA encoding:
- the rpsT gene encoding 30S ribosomal protein S20 — its product is MANTTQSAKRARQNEKRFAINKARRSRIRTYLRKVEEAIASGDKEAATAALKAAQPELMRGVTKGVFHKNTASRKMSRLAARVKVLG